In Caldisphaera lagunensis DSM 15908, a single genomic region encodes these proteins:
- a CDS encoding metallophosphoesterase yields the protein MILGVISDTHDNLINLNKIINEMKKYNVDMLIHLGDFVSPFTLKKIGEELNNIKIYAVYGNNDGDKLYLKKIANEYKIVLEEQPLILKIDEHKLFIFHGYNSSEETVEIAKSIAKSKIYSAVFFGHTHKPYLDFINGILILNPGDASGILNRPTFALIKYPSFSPKIIYME from the coding sequence ATGATTTTAGGAGTAATAAGCGATACACATGATAACCTTATTAATCTAAATAAAATAATCAATGAAATGAAAAAATATAATGTTGACATGTTAATTCATCTTGGTGATTTTGTTTCTCCATTTACGTTAAAGAAGATAGGAGAAGAATTGAATAACATAAAAATATATGCAGTTTATGGCAATAATGATGGAGATAAATTGTATTTGAAAAAAATTGCAAATGAGTATAAAATTGTACTAGAAGAGCAACCATTAATTTTAAAAATTGATGAACATAAATTGTTTATATTTCATGGTTATAACTCTAGTGAAGAAACGGTTGAGATAGCAAAATCAATAGCAAAATCTAAAATTTATTCCGCAGTATTTTTTGGGCACACTCATAAACCTTATTTAGATTTTATTAATGGCATATTAATTCTGAATCCGGGAGATGCGTCTGGTATATTAAATCGTCCTACGTTTGCATTAATCAAATACCCTTCATTTAGTCCAAAAATAATTTATATGGAGTGA
- a CDS encoding Mov34/MPN/PAD-1 family protein: protein MKIVLGNLSIFLNLLLKFEEESAGLLIGSTKDDIIYPIIAMPVENVLKSRVEFLANPYDMVVGHMVAENYKLSVVSLYHTHPYGMPIPSNKDINGMKMWPIPWIIISRKGIRAWILKEDDKPIELELS from the coding sequence ATGAAAATAGTTCTTGGAAATTTATCGATATTTCTGAATCTTCTATTAAAATTTGAAGAAGAAAGTGCAGGTTTATTAATTGGATCAACTAAGGATGACATTATTTACCCCATAATAGCAATGCCTGTTGAAAATGTATTGAAAAGTAGGGTAGAATTTTTAGCCAACCCATATGATATGGTTGTCGGGCATATGGTAGCAGAAAATTATAAATTAAGTGTTGTATCATTATATCATACTCATCCTTATGGAATGCCTATACCTAGTAATAAAGATATTAATGGAATGAAGATGTGGCCAATACCATGGATTATAATCTCAAGGAAAGGGATTAGGGCATGGATATTAAAAGAAGATGATAAACCAATTGAATTAGAGCTAAGTTAA
- a CDS encoding site-2 protease family protein produces the protein MQSWLLILIAFIIFWGILYIIGKSFKSKKINIYPLVLIARTGISMEPIKDKKKAKVISIFGYISLAISIGLMAYFYYIVGSTFVAKYIAQSSSQVAGFVPLIPGVTISIDQLIYFLIAIGIAVIVHELFHAIIARAEGIPVKDAGFFLLAFIPAAFVEPDDNKMKQAPLKSRLKVYSAGVTINLIMGLIFLLLFVYIAPKLFAGVDLVNILPNSPAYLANLKQGMTILSVNGTSTLSLQSFMNVLNKYGAESNNTAVNLLLTVKYNGVIQNISVFKPYGVPHLGISVVQSFRLSWLVSIISALYIINLGLALVNAAPIAIPLPGGMIQSDGGYIFIEAISKIGKKWAQAGITIEIITVLLILSLLTIYPIRLP, from the coding sequence TTGCAAAGTTGGTTATTGATATTAATTGCGTTTATAATTTTTTGGGGTATATTATACATAATAGGAAAATCATTTAAGTCAAAAAAGATTAACATATACCCATTAGTGTTAATTGCAAGAACTGGAATAAGTATGGAGCCTATAAAAGATAAAAAGAAGGCAAAAGTAATTTCAATCTTTGGTTATATATCTCTAGCAATTTCAATCGGCTTGATGGCATATTTTTATTATATAGTAGGTTCAACATTTGTTGCAAAATATATTGCACAATCTTCTAGTCAAGTAGCTGGATTCGTTCCTCTCATACCAGGGGTAACAATAAGCATTGATCAGCTTATTTATTTCTTAATAGCAATTGGAATAGCAGTTATAGTTCATGAATTATTCCATGCAATAATAGCAAGGGCTGAGGGTATTCCAGTTAAAGATGCAGGTTTCTTTCTTTTGGCATTTATACCAGCAGCATTTGTTGAACCTGATGATAATAAAATGAAACAAGCACCACTAAAATCAAGGCTTAAAGTATATTCGGCTGGAGTTACGATAAATCTTATAATGGGATTAATATTTTTATTATTATTCGTTTACATAGCACCAAAATTATTTGCTGGTGTGGATTTGGTAAACATTTTACCTAATTCTCCAGCATATTTAGCTAATTTGAAACAAGGAATGACAATATTGTCAGTAAATGGTACTTCTACATTATCATTGCAGTCATTTATGAATGTATTAAATAAATATGGGGCAGAAAGTAATAATACTGCAGTAAATCTTTTGTTAACAGTAAAATATAATGGAGTCATACAAAATATTAGCGTGTTTAAACCTTATGGAGTACCTCATTTAGGAATATCTGTTGTACAATCATTTAGATTATCATGGTTGGTTTCTATAATTTCAGCATTATATATAATAAATTTAGGTTTGGCTTTGGTAAATGCAGCACCTATAGCAATACCATTACCTGGAGGTATGATACAAAGCGATGGAGGTTATATATTTATTGAAGCAATTTCAAAGATAGGTAAAAAATGGGCTCAAGCAGGAATAACAATTGAGATAATTACTGTGCTATTAATATTGAGCTTATTGACAATTTATCCAATAAGGCTACCATAA
- the ahcY gene encoding adenosylhomocysteinase — MNSSKIKKPELFNEGNKKIEFAEMHMPVVMKIRERFLREKPLDGVKISAALHVTKETAVLIKTLSVWGANIFLSPSNPLSTQDDVAASLAKIDNIVVEAWRGMSSEEYFMAIKDAANFKPDIVIDDGADLHITLHEEMPKIAEKVIGGNEETTTGVIRLKALEKENRLLYPVIAVNNALTKFMFDNRYGTGQSSIDGILRATNILIAGKRAVVAGYGWVGRGIALRLKGMGARVIVTEVDPIKALEAVMDGFDVMTMEEASKIGDIFITATGDIDVIRAEHMLNMKDGAILANAGHFNVEVSVKDLEKISDSKEEIRENTVKYTLRNGKHLFLLGEGRLVNLVAAEGHPSEVMDMSFANQALSVLYLINNKGKLEKKVYNVPSDQDQYVAKLKLETMGIKIDELTPEQVKYLESYK; from the coding sequence ATGAATAGTTCAAAAATTAAAAAACCAGAGCTTTTTAATGAAGGGAATAAAAAGATTGAATTTGCAGAAATGCATATGCCAGTTGTTATGAAAATAAGAGAAAGGTTCTTAAGAGAAAAACCATTGGATGGGGTAAAAATATCGGCTGCTCTTCATGTAACTAAAGAAACAGCTGTTCTTATAAAAACACTATCTGTGTGGGGGGCAAATATATTTTTATCCCCAAGTAATCCATTATCAACACAAGATGATGTAGCAGCCTCACTAGCTAAAATAGATAATATTGTTGTTGAAGCATGGAGAGGCATGAGTAGCGAAGAATACTTTATGGCAATTAAGGATGCAGCTAATTTTAAACCTGACATAGTTATAGATGATGGAGCAGATCTTCATATAACCCTTCATGAAGAGATGCCAAAAATTGCTGAGAAAGTTATAGGAGGGAATGAGGAAACAACAACTGGAGTTATTAGATTAAAGGCATTGGAAAAGGAAAATAGATTGTTATATCCTGTTATTGCCGTAAATAATGCCTTAACTAAATTTATGTTTGATAATAGATATGGAACAGGCCAAAGTTCCATAGATGGCATATTAAGAGCAACAAATATTCTCATTGCCGGTAAAAGAGCTGTTGTAGCTGGCTATGGATGGGTAGGCAGAGGAATTGCCTTAAGACTTAAGGGTATGGGAGCAAGAGTAATAGTTACAGAAGTTGACCCTATTAAGGCTTTAGAAGCCGTTATGGATGGATTTGATGTTATGACAATGGAAGAGGCATCAAAAATTGGTGATATATTCATAACTGCAACTGGAGATATAGATGTTATTAGAGCAGAACACATGCTAAACATGAAAGATGGAGCCATATTAGCTAATGCAGGTCACTTCAATGTAGAGGTAAGCGTGAAAGATTTAGAAAAAATAAGTGATTCTAAAGAAGAAATAAGAGAAAATACTGTAAAATATACATTAAGAAATGGGAAGCACTTGTTCCTTTTGGGAGAAGGAAGATTAGTGAATTTAGTTGCAGCAGAGGGCCATCCAAGCGAAGTTATGGATATGAGTTTTGCTAATCAAGCCTTATCCGTTTTATACTTAATAAATAATAAAGGAAAACTTGAAAAAAAGGTATATAATGTACCATCAGATCAAGATCAATATGTGGCAAAATTAAAACTTGAAACTATGGGTATAAAGATAGACGAATTAACTCCGGAGCAAGTAAAATATTTGGAGAGCTATAAATGA
- a CDS encoding endonuclease (RecB family): MQGKAAMRSSESIAADILQQLGYKIVDMHRKVVINNIEISDVDIIAEKNGMKYAVEVKAGPADVSSIRQIYVNSKLLNMIPMIISRGLADEKAEELAKELNVYFISLSDQVITNLDEIYASVKEALVDFLSDFFKFVTKCDMMSENEVKLVYSIAVSEDIIEASKNFGMPLEDFTKLISNLHNKGFLPSGKYEYISLVSKLMLIFCNIKSKINAK, from the coding sequence GTGCAAGGAAAAGCGGCTATGAGAAGTAGTGAAAGCATAGCAGCTGATATATTGCAACAATTGGGTTATAAAATAGTTGACATGCATAGAAAAGTTGTTATAAATAATATTGAAATATCAGATGTTGATATAATTGCTGAAAAAAATGGTATGAAGTATGCAGTAGAAGTAAAAGCTGGACCAGCAGATGTTTCTTCTATTAGGCAAATTTATGTCAATTCTAAATTATTAAATATGATACCTATGATTATTTCAAGAGGTTTAGCTGATGAAAAAGCTGAAGAATTAGCTAAAGAATTAAACGTTTATTTTATCTCATTATCTGATCAAGTCATTACCAATTTGGATGAAATCTACGCCTCAGTAAAAGAAGCTTTGGTAGATTTTTTAAGTGATTTCTTCAAATTTGTTACTAAATGTGATATGATGAGTGAAAACGAGGTAAAGCTTGTATATTCTATTGCAGTTTCAGAAGATATTATTGAGGCATCCAAAAACTTTGGTATGCCATTAGAGGATTTTACAAAACTTATTTCCAACCTTCATAACAAAGGTTTTCTACCAAGTGGAAAGTATGAATATATATCATTAGTATCAAAGCTTATGCTAATTTTTTGCAATATTAAAAGTAAAATTAATGCAAAATAA
- a CDS encoding DUF211 domain-containing protein, which yields MSAPLRRLVLNITKPIKGPSIIDVAKSIASLSGIDGVNVTVKELDVETATLNITIEGEDISFDKVENVLESLECVIQSIDQVITGKKVVDKLLS from the coding sequence TTGAGTGCACCACTAAGAAGATTAGTTCTTAATATTACGAAACCAATAAAGGGACCTTCTATAATAGATGTAGCGAAATCAATAGCATCTCTCAGCGGAATAGATGGAGTTAATGTAACTGTTAAAGAGTTAGACGTAGAAACTGCTACCTTGAATATTACAATAGAAGGTGAAGACATTTCTTTTGACAAAGTCGAAAATGTTTTAGAATCATTAGAATGCGTTATACAAAGTATAGACCAAGTTATAACAGGTAAAAAGGTAGTTGATAAACTCTTGAGTTGA
- a CDS encoding RuvB-like helicase, with protein MSEIMIGNPKTPRWSSIHSHISGLGLDENGKAKPIADGLVGQVQAREACGLIVELIREGKLGGKGILFAGPSGTGKTALAVAIAKELGEDTPFVSINASEIISAENKTEFMTQAFRRAIGIRMRDVRKIISGVVTEIKYLKKSSPFYPTPILGGAKIKLETKDDSKDVNVGPEIASQFQSLGIRKGDVIMIDEETGEVRRLGRVKEKSTIGFDIDTEKQIEMPSGKIQSTREIVRTFTLHDIDVSIAAQRIAFSIFGFLSEERGIDDQVRKQTDETVRKVTSEGKAQLIPGVLFIDDAHMLDIEAYSFLTKAMESEYAPIIILATNRGITTIRGTDEKAPHGMPRDLLDRLLIILTKPYTEDEIMNIVKIRADELDIPLTDEAVKLLTKIGSERSLRYALQLLDPAKVISAKRNSIKVDVNDIEEASKLFSDVNESTQFLEKYKDLMLK; from the coding sequence ATGTCAGAGATAATGATTGGAAACCCAAAAACGCCTAGATGGTCTTCAATACACAGCCATATATCAGGTTTGGGATTAGATGAAAATGGTAAAGCTAAACCAATTGCTGATGGATTAGTAGGTCAAGTTCAAGCTAGAGAAGCGTGTGGATTAATAGTTGAATTAATAAGGGAAGGAAAACTTGGTGGAAAAGGTATATTATTTGCAGGACCTAGTGGGACAGGTAAAACTGCATTAGCTGTTGCAATTGCTAAAGAATTGGGTGAAGATACACCATTTGTCTCTATAAATGCAAGCGAAATAATTAGTGCAGAGAATAAAACAGAGTTTATGACACAAGCATTTAGAAGGGCTATTGGTATAAGGATGAGAGATGTAAGGAAAATTATAAGTGGTGTTGTAACTGAAATAAAATATCTTAAAAAATCGTCACCTTTTTATCCTACACCAATATTGGGAGGAGCAAAAATAAAACTAGAAACAAAAGATGATAGTAAAGACGTTAATGTTGGACCTGAAATTGCTTCCCAATTCCAATCATTAGGGATAAGAAAAGGAGATGTCATAATGATTGATGAGGAAACAGGAGAAGTTAGAAGATTGGGAAGGGTAAAAGAGAAAAGCACGATAGGTTTTGATATAGATACTGAAAAACAAATTGAAATGCCTAGCGGAAAAATACAATCAACAAGGGAAATAGTAAGAACGTTTACTCTTCATGATATAGATGTTTCTATTGCTGCCCAAAGAATAGCATTTTCTATTTTTGGCTTTTTGTCTGAAGAAAGAGGTATAGATGATCAAGTAAGAAAACAAACCGATGAAACTGTAAGAAAAGTAACAAGTGAAGGAAAAGCCCAGCTAATTCCGGGAGTTCTATTTATAGATGATGCACACATGCTAGATATCGAAGCATATAGCTTTTTAACTAAGGCTATGGAAAGTGAATATGCCCCAATAATTATATTGGCAACAAATAGGGGGATAACAACAATTAGAGGAACAGATGAAAAAGCTCCCCATGGAATGCCAAGGGATTTATTGGATAGATTACTTATAATATTAACAAAACCATATACTGAAGACGAAATTATGAACATTGTAAAAATAAGAGCTGATGAGTTGGATATTCCATTAACAGATGAAGCAGTTAAACTATTAACAAAAATTGGATCAGAGAGAAGTTTAAGATATGCTTTACAACTCTTAGATCCGGCTAAAGTAATTTCAGCTAAAAGAAATTCCATTAAGGTTGATGTTAATGATATAGAAGAGGCATCAAAGCTTTTCTCAGATGTTAACGAAAGCACACAATTCCTCGAAAAATATAAGGATCTAATGCTAAAGTAA
- a CDS encoding DMT family transporter translates to MASVFLYFFAKLGVTYTNPATLMMIRYIISGIILFSISRKLIIDKNVLILAIFTTTSTIFWGYGLLYVSPAVSSVLSYTMPLFSMILAIFIINEKPNHYEIIGLIIGFLGLGIYGSTLFKGFTKIGMILTLINAVFWALFSIYYRKLSKYDPISLNATQFIIGSGFMGLIDIFSIRKGFYFIPSLKLLESIVYISTIGGAFQFLIWNYLLKLERVNKVTIFAYIIPVATTIIQALLYKSLPKLFEIIGLLIMISGVIIARLKG, encoded by the coding sequence ATAGCTTCCGTATTTCTTTACTTCTTTGCAAAGTTAGGTGTTACTTATACAAATCCAGCAACTTTAATGATGATCAGATACATTATATCAGGTATAATCCTTTTCTCTATTAGTAGAAAACTAATTATTGATAAAAATGTATTAATATTGGCTATTTTTACAACAACTAGTACAATTTTTTGGGGTTATGGATTACTTTATGTTTCTCCAGCAGTTTCATCTGTATTAAGCTATACGATGCCATTGTTTAGCATGATACTTGCTATTTTTATAATAAACGAGAAACCTAACCATTATGAGATCATAGGATTAATAATTGGTTTTTTAGGATTAGGTATTTATGGCTCAACATTATTTAAAGGATTCACAAAAATAGGTATGATTTTAACTCTAATTAATGCAGTGTTTTGGGCACTGTTTAGCATTTATTATAGAAAGCTATCAAAATACGATCCAATATCTTTAAATGCAACACAATTTATTATAGGCTCAGGTTTTATGGGTTTAATTGATATCTTTTCCATTAGAAAAGGCTTTTATTTTATCCCATCACTAAAATTGCTAGAAAGCATAGTCTATATCTCAACAATAGGAGGTGCATTTCAATTCCTTATATGGAATTACCTTTTAAAACTTGAAAGAGTAAACAAGGTTACAATATTTGCATACATAATCCCTGTTGCAACAACAATTATCCAAGCACTCTTATATAAAAGTTTACCTAAACTTTTTGAAATAATTGGTCTATTAATAATGATATCTGGTGTTATTATAGCAAGATTAAAGGGTTAG
- a CDS encoding phosphate-starvation-inducible PsiE family protein: protein MDRVEYGKKYLELLLVIGEILVAIIISITVIIASFQTFVMLGSMVKVSIPNKSTILELIDTAILLLLALDLLRTVIIGIMEKEIPIKNIIEAAMIVIVREMIVNTLENSSPIYLIYLSLSFVMVSVSMIFIMKYSKS from the coding sequence ATGGATAGAGTCGAATATGGCAAAAAATATTTAGAATTATTGCTAGTTATTGGAGAAATTTTAGTTGCAATTATTATATCTATTACTGTAATTATTGCATCATTTCAAACATTTGTAATGTTAGGTTCTATGGTAAAAGTTTCAATTCCCAACAAATCAACAATTTTAGAATTAATTGATACGGCTATACTTCTTTTATTAGCCTTAGATTTATTAAGGACTGTTATCATAGGAATCATGGAAAAAGAGATCCCAATAAAAAACATTATTGAGGCTGCCATGATAGTAATTGTAAGGGAAATGATAGTTAATACATTAGAGAACAGCTCTCCAATATATTTGATATATTTATCGTTATCATTTGTAATGGTTTCAGTTTCAATGATTTTTATCATGAAATATAGTAAATCCTAA
- a CDS encoding UPF0147 family protein gives MSVQASTEEKLKMAINILTGIINDTAVPRNIRRAAANALTYLRDTKLSAGVKAANAISSLDEISQDPNMPFHARTRIWQVLSMLETIKD, from the coding sequence ATGTCAGTACAAGCAAGCACTGAGGAAAAATTAAAAATGGCAATAAATATTTTGACGGGTATTATTAACGATACAGCAGTACCTAGAAACATAAGGAGGGCGGCAGCAAATGCACTTACATATCTTAGAGATACTAAATTATCAGCAGGAGTAAAGGCAGCAAATGCTATTTCTTCTCTTGATGAAATATCTCAAGATCCAAACATGCCATTCCATGCAAGAACAAGAATATGGCAGGTGCTCTCGATGCTGGAAACAATTAAGGATTAA
- a CDS encoding long-chain-fatty-acid--CoA ligase — MPEKVLERPGYDVTLKYIYDRMNNLFPDVEIAYKTNKGVFHYKYSDFTYRVQNIANALNSLGISQLDKVATLDWNTHWHYELYFSVPLMGSVLHPVNIRLSPNELLYVFNTAEDKMLVTHADFLQLAEVIASKIKSIKSVIVLDTDSVPQKVGGVPAYHYEDLIKEHKGKYEFPILSEDRPAFMGFTSGTTGMPKGVYHSHKAMVLHAMSSALHFASFGQTRISSSDVIMHVVPMYHVYSWGLPFTTSLLGQKQVYPGRFNTKVYLDLIKAEKVTYFAGVPTILYMLLTDPDSDKYDLNNLLFINGGSAIPEGLAYLASKRGIKVVVGYGLTETAPVLTLALPPARYYGKMNDNELFKIQLRTGYPIPLVDLRVVDTNMNEVPKDGKTIGEIVVRSPWVSPEYYKDPEKTEKAWANGWFHTGDLAVWYEDGSILIMDRDKDVIKSGGEWISSLRLEDAISQHPGVSLVAVIAAKHEKWVERPVALIVPKKGWEDKINTEEINNFLIQNFVNKGIMSKWWLPEKVIVVNEIPLSSTGKANKRILREQFGEVLIKNQ; from the coding sequence ATGCCTGAAAAAGTTCTTGAGAGGCCTGGTTACGACGTAACCTTGAAATATATTTACGATAGAATGAATAATTTGTTTCCAGATGTAGAAATTGCTTACAAAACAAATAAGGGGGTTTTTCATTATAAATATTCTGATTTTACTTATAGAGTTCAAAACATAGCAAATGCTTTAAATTCCCTTGGCATTTCTCAGCTAGATAAAGTTGCAACCTTAGATTGGAATACACATTGGCATTATGAATTATATTTTTCAGTGCCATTAATGGGATCAGTTCTTCACCCAGTAAATATAAGATTATCACCTAATGAATTATTATACGTTTTTAATACTGCAGAAGATAAAATGTTGGTAACTCATGCAGACTTCCTACAATTGGCAGAAGTCATAGCTTCAAAAATAAAATCTATTAAATCTGTTATTGTTTTAGATACAGATTCTGTACCTCAAAAAGTTGGAGGTGTTCCTGCATATCATTATGAAGATTTAATTAAAGAACATAAAGGTAAATATGAATTTCCTATATTAAGTGAAGATAGACCTGCATTTATGGGATTCACAAGTGGAACAACAGGTATGCCAAAAGGGGTTTATCATAGTCATAAGGCTATGGTTTTACATGCAATGTCATCAGCTCTACATTTTGCATCTTTTGGGCAAACAAGGATAAGCTCAAGCGATGTTATAATGCATGTTGTTCCAATGTATCACGTATATAGCTGGGGACTACCATTTACAACTTCATTATTAGGTCAAAAACAAGTTTATCCGGGAAGGTTCAATACTAAAGTTTACCTAGATTTGATAAAAGCTGAAAAAGTAACTTATTTTGCAGGAGTTCCCACAATTCTATATATGCTATTAACGGATCCTGATAGCGATAAATACGACTTAAATAATCTATTGTTTATAAATGGAGGTTCAGCAATTCCGGAAGGATTAGCTTACCTTGCTAGTAAAAGAGGTATAAAGGTTGTTGTAGGATATGGATTAACAGAAACAGCACCTGTTCTTACATTAGCACTTCCTCCAGCTAGATACTATGGAAAGATGAACGATAATGAGCTTTTCAAGATACAACTAAGAACAGGATATCCAATACCTTTAGTTGATTTAAGGGTAGTTGATACAAATATGAATGAGGTACCAAAAGATGGAAAGACAATAGGGGAAATAGTTGTGAGATCTCCATGGGTTTCTCCTGAGTATTATAAGGATCCTGAAAAGACTGAAAAAGCTTGGGCTAATGGTTGGTTCCATACTGGTGACTTAGCTGTTTGGTATGAGGATGGCTCAATACTAATAATGGATAGAGACAAGGATGTAATAAAGAGTGGAGGAGAATGGATTTCATCATTAAGGTTAGAAGACGCTATAAGCCAGCATCCTGGAGTTTCATTAGTTGCTGTAATAGCTGCAAAGCATGAAAAGTGGGTAGAAAGACCTGTTGCTTTAATAGTGCCTAAAAAAGGATGGGAAGATAAAATAAACACAGAGGAAATTAATAACTTTTTAATACAAAATTTTGTCAATAAAGGTATTATGTCAAAATGGTGGTTGCCTGAAAAAGTAATTGTTGTAAATGAAATACCATTATCTTCAACAGGTAAAGCTAACAAAAGAATACTTAGAGAACAATTTGGAGAGGTTTTAATAAAAAATCAGTAA
- a CDS encoding NAD(P)-dependent malic enzyme, whose translation MSEGESATAEWYKLSVELHRYYGGKIEIIPKVPVRRLKDFAIWYTPGVAEASRLSSKNPDLSFELTSRWNTIAVVSDGTRVLGLGNIGPEGAYPVMEGKALIYKYLGGVDAVPLVHRGKDPEKFLELLELIEPSYGGINLEDIEHPKCFYILDEARKRLKIPVWHDDQQGTATITLAGLINALKIVKKSIKDVRIVLYGAGASNVAFYRLLKQLISNMENVVAITTKGILHPEMPNIDKLMISNKWQYDIAIETKGGGLPPNSTIDKAFENADVVIAASTPGPDTLKKEWISKMNKDAIVFALANPVPEIWPQDAKKAGAKIVATGRSDFPNQINNSLAFPAIFRGVLDVRAKTISDTMAITAAYEIAKFAEEKGLSENYIVPTMEEWEVYPRVAAAVAVKAVEEGVARKTTTYKEELQRAKDIISSIREKIGFLWDRGYIPKPLVDYKE comes from the coding sequence TTGTCTGAAGGAGAATCTGCAACTGCAGAATGGTATAAGTTAAGCGTTGAATTACATAGATATTATGGAGGTAAGATAGAAATAATACCTAAGGTTCCTGTTAGAAGGCTTAAGGATTTCGCTATTTGGTACACACCTGGTGTTGCAGAAGCATCACGATTATCTAGTAAAAACCCTGATTTATCATTTGAATTAACATCTAGATGGAATACAATAGCTGTTGTAAGTGATGGGACAAGAGTTTTGGGTTTGGGTAATATTGGGCCTGAAGGAGCTTATCCTGTTATGGAAGGGAAGGCATTAATTTATAAGTATTTAGGTGGAGTTGATGCAGTTCCATTAGTACATAGAGGTAAGGATCCTGAAAAATTCCTAGAATTACTTGAACTTATTGAACCAAGTTATGGTGGTATAAACCTTGAAGATATTGAGCATCCTAAGTGTTTTTATATATTAGATGAGGCAAGAAAAAGGCTAAAAATACCTGTATGGCATGATGATCAACAAGGAACAGCAACAATAACCTTAGCAGGTCTCATTAATGCATTAAAAATAGTTAAGAAATCAATCAAAGATGTTAGAATTGTGTTATATGGAGCAGGAGCATCAAATGTAGCATTTTATAGATTATTAAAACAACTCATATCAAACATGGAAAACGTTGTAGCAATTACAACAAAGGGTATCTTGCATCCAGAGATGCCCAATATAGATAAATTAATGATAAGTAATAAATGGCAATATGATATAGCAATAGAAACAAAGGGTGGGGGATTACCACCAAATTCAACAATTGATAAAGCATTTGAAAATGCAGATGTTGTTATTGCAGCAAGTACACCTGGGCCAGATACGTTAAAGAAGGAATGGATTTCTAAAATGAATAAGGATGCAATTGTATTTGCATTAGCAAATCCTGTACCAGAAATATGGCCACAAGATGCAAAAAAGGCTGGGGCAAAGATTGTAGCTACTGGGAGAAGTGATTTTCCAAATCAGATAAATAATTCACTCGCATTTCCAGCTATCTTTAGGGGAGTTTTAGATGTAAGGGCAAAAACAATTAGCGATACAATGGCTATAACTGCTGCATATGAAATTGCTAAATTTGCTGAAGAAAAGGGCTTAAGTGAAAATTACATTGTTCCAACAATGGAAGAATGGGAAGTATATCCTAGGGTTGCTGCTGCAGTTGCTGTAAAGGCAGTTGAAGAAGGGGTTGCTAGAAAAACAACAACATATAAGGAAGAATTACAAAGAGCAAAGGACATCATATCTAGTATAAGAGAGAAAATTGGATTTTTATGGGATAGAGGATATATTCCTAAACCATTAGTAGATTATAAGGAATGA
- a CDS encoding GNAT family N-acetyltransferase, producing the protein MFDTGMIVRKANKNDLQGLSELIYRFYAFNEEFDSSWAISPNAREEANKMAENMINDPNINVYVAVYDNLLIGYIKSITNENPLLINNKIEIIKELYVKPQMRRSGIASLLIQKLSEEISKKGVKYIAVEFPVQNWIATDLYKKLGFRPYSTTYIKEV; encoded by the coding sequence ATGTTTGATACAGGTATGATAGTAAGAAAGGCAAACAAAAATGATTTACAAGGTCTATCAGAATTGATATACAGATTTTATGCTTTTAACGAAGAATTTGATTCTTCATGGGCAATTTCACCAAATGCAAGAGAAGAAGCTAACAAAATGGCAGAAAATATGATAAATGATCCAAATATTAATGTATATGTTGCGGTTTATGATAATTTGTTAATAGGATATATAAAATCAATAACAAATGAAAATCCATTATTAATTAATAACAAGATAGAAATTATTAAAGAATTATATGTTAAGCCACAAATGAGAAGATCTGGAATTGCAAGCCTTTTAATTCAAAAACTTTCTGAAGAAATCTCAAAGAAAGGTGTAAAATATATTGCAGTTGAGTTTCCAGTTCAAAACTGGATAGCAACAGATTTATACAAGAAATTAGGTTTTAGACCCTATTCTACAACCTATATCAAGGAGGTGTAA